Within Diprion similis isolate iyDipSimi1 chromosome 11, iyDipSimi1.1, whole genome shotgun sequence, the genomic segment GTCTATGAAACAAATTGAAAGTCATTACCTCGTAGTCTCAGCATCAGACCGTTTTCCAGAGGATCGATAAACGGCCTCAAGGACAGACTTGAGTGCCCTGAGTCCCCAGTCGTAGTGAGGCTGTCTAGACAAGAGTTTGTGTGCCAAATCCAATGTTTCGACAAGCTGTTTTGCGAGAGTCCGAGCTTCTAGAAAACCGGCGCACTCCAAAAGTGAACCAGCGATGTCGAGTTGATCGGGACGTGCCATAGCAACAGGACGGAAGAGTCTAGCCAAAGAATCTGGAAGCCTGTGTCGCCCACCGTACTCAGCTCCGGCTGGGTTCATCGTTATAAAAATGCAGCAGTGTGGGTCTAACTTGACGCGATCAGTCCCAAGCTTAACCTGAGCCACACCATCGCGAACTGCCTCTTGCAGCGGTCCGACGAGCATCGAAACCGCACTCAGTGTCTCCTCCTTCAGCCTGTTGAACTCGTCGAAACAGCCCCAAGCTCCAGCCTGTGCCAAGCCACCCAGAATTCGACGCACGCTACTTGCGTCCATTCCTGCACGTCGAATCACGTTCAATCTTTTCGGTTTCTACAGACAAATGATCCCGCAATTCCACTACGCACGTACCTTCATCGCAGTTGAAAACAAGGACAAGCCTTCCCAGGATAGCACCGAGTGCCTTGACACTCTCAGTTTTTCCAGTCCCAGCTGGGCCAGTTGGACTGCCACCCAAACCAAGCCTCATCGCCTGGGTCAGAGCCAGGAAACATCTTTCCGTAAGCGAGGTGCGAACGAGCCCGATACTGGCTCCTTGGTACTCGAAACGATAAGGAAACTCAGCACCAGCGCAACGAATCATCGGTCCACCAGTTTCGGCGGTCTACGAACAAATCGGTTGATTTTACACAAGTTTATTCTTTCGAGTAACGTTTTCCAAGATTTTCtggaagtttgaaaattcactaTGAGTGTGACTCACCCCCCTATACGTCCTCAACTGCCGACTCCAGTCCCAGGATATCTTGGTGACGCTTCCAGGTGCGGTCATGGTCGAGTTGACCAGTGACCGAACAACTCCGAGATGATGAACGACGTCAAGGAGGAGTCCGCGAGCTTTCAGAGCGGTCAGTTTGTCCCCAATGTCCTCCAAGCCCCGGTACCGTGCGCGTTGTGCCTCTAAAGCCTCTACAAGGTTCTTTAGAGACGTAACGCCCTCACGCATCGCTCGCTCACATCGTTCCGTGAACCGAATTCGTTCCGAGAGAAGGAGAATCTGTATAGATTTGGCACAACGCTGTATAGTGTCAAAATGGAGAAGAGAACCTATTTGATTACCTGGGCGGGATAGTGCGAAGGGTCGGGTGACGAATCTGCCAAACACTCGTCCAAGCTCAGACGCAAAGCGTCCCTGATGCCGGCTTCAAGAGCGTCGAGCCACTCCGGTAACGGTTCTGTCAGCTCAATATCTCTCGGCAGCTTGATCACCTCGCCCTCCGGAGATATAACGGCTTTCAGAAAATTTCGATCTGTAATAGCGCCACCAAGTCCTGGAAACAATTTAGGCAAGTGTGCCTCCAATCCTCGTCCTCCGGACACCAATTCCAGAAGGTCTTCGTCACTCAGGAAATAGAGCCTCGGATATGCAGCTCGCTTTTCCTTTGAATCATACGCATAATTCAAGTTTATACGGAGAACAAGCGGagataaaagaaagagaaagatagaACCGCGACAATATTACCTCGAGGAATTCATCCAGGCTGCGCTGACACCGGTCCAAAGCATCCTTGAGATCTACTAAGGCAGGAAGAGGAAGTCGTCGTAATGCCGGGACTCTGGGGTCCCTTGATATTTCTGCCAttagatatctgaaaaaacatCGATTTCTGTATTGTCTGCACAACCACAAAAATTAACTCTAGTTTCTTTACGTACCTGAACTCCTTATCAGCTCTCATCCATTTGGCAACCTCGTTGGGCGCTGCACCTCCGCCAAATATTGGCTCCAAGTAAATCCACTTTCTCTGAACTGCGCTCAGGATTCGTACCCTTTCTTCTAACTCGGAGAGAGCAGCTTCCCAGCGAACTGCTCGAGCCGCAAATCTCTCATAGCAAGAAGAACTTCTAGCTCCCTCCAGGAGAAGCCGTAGCTCACCTGTTGTTGACATTCATTTGCATCATGAACTCggtgaaaaattctcattATGGTTGTTCAAGTACGGGCAAGTATTATCCGTTTTACCCACGTACAAGTTGCATGAACACAAACCTGCCCTTGCTAAAAGACCAGCGTATTCCACAACAGTGTGCACGATTGCTCCTTGGCTGTCCTTAGACGATTGCAGAGGAAGGGAGGCGGATCCTTCCCAGGACTCGAGTTCAGCGAGTGCCTGACGAATACCTCCCTCAGCAGCAGCCCTCTTGGTCACCATCTAGAGCGATTAACACATAATAAgtagagaggaagaaaaattcataaacattaTCTGAAGACTGAATTTATTCTAAGACTGAATATTGTCTCGTTaaagaattaaaattgttGTAATCTTTTATTCAGTTTCGTTTACGTCCCCATTCTTACCTtgatatattcaattttttcgttaatGACAGAAGCAGCGTTCAAAACATGCCCAAGAGTAACATCCTGGAGCTTTTTGGCCGGCAGACCAAGGATTTCGGTAAGTTCAGCCCAGTGTTCATCGACGAGATCGTCCGATCGAAGATGCTGTGCCCACTCAACCGCAGACCTGATTTCacgaattcttttttcaacaaaagtgACTCGTCTGGTTGGGTCCTGTTCAAGTCCCGCTGCAGGACCCCGAATCCGAGTTTCCCACGAGTCGAGCCAGTCCTGAAAACGGGGTAACCTCCTCCTCGCAACGGTCCACTCCTCCGCCTCCTGCTTGCCAAGTTCCTCTATAAACTCGGCTTGCACTTTGCAGTTAGTTTCCAGAGCTTCAAGTTCTGCTTCAATTTCCGCAGACGCCGGGACTCCACTCTCATCTGGGTCGGTTTGAAGGTCATCCTACAGAGGAATGGaattttcacagaaaaaattggcgtgaaaaaaagaagacaaagaaATATACTAACCACCCCAATTTCAACAAGGTTCAAACCGAGCCGACGGCACTCCTCATCAAGCCCcttttttatcgccttcaAAGCAAACCATCGCTCTCGTGTCGCTACGAGCCACTCGACGTCAGTTACTTCCGACCTCGAACTCCACCTCACCTCCCATCGCTCCCTGTCATCTCGTAATGCAACGTACCTGTGCCGAAGATTCAACTTCGCATCTTCCATTTGCCGCGTTATCACCGTCTGGTGTCGCTCCAGCCGATCTCCAAGGCCTTCCCATGCCGCCCTCGCACCGTTTACCCCTGAAGGAATTCAGGTGCTTCTTCATTCACTTTTCGTTGCTTTCAGGGGGACCCTTATGTCGCGGAAACAGATTACTATTGGATGCAAATACCAATATTTTCCACGACCACGACCAAACATCAACCGTGAATTTTTCCAAACCGATAAACTTTAAAGTTCCTACTCGAATGAAGAATTTTCCTTGCATAATACTCAGTTTCCGCAACATACTAGTTCTTCTAAAAGCGAGTATTCTCAGCTAACCATATCCTACCTTCAAGTCGCTCCCTGGTCCAGGCTGCCAGGACTCTTGCGAGTCCGGCGATGTCCTCAAGCTCGTTTGCAATTCCGGTAGCATCATCACGTATTCTTGCGTATGCCTCACGGGCCAATCCAATTTCCTCTATGCTTCTCGGACGTCGGTCGAGTTCCTGCGAAGCCGATGAGAGGAACTCAGTTACTGCAACCAATCGTGATGACGCCTCCGTTCTCAGATCCACCGAGAGACGCTCCCAACTCCTTCGCGTTGTCGACTCAAGGTCTGCTCTTGCCGTCCCTGTGTCCACCCGAATGCACCACAGGCGAATTTCACTTCCCCTCAATCGGCCCACCTGGTGAAAACTGTTCAAGTGAGTGAATGTCATTGAGaagggaaaagaaattgtTCTCTAATGTGTAAATGGAAAAGTTTCACCTCCTGGGCCCACTGCTTGGCATCCTTGAAGGCCTTCTCCCACTCAACAGGTGGACGACTTTTCAATCtgtaatttatcaattatcatCAGATCGATCAAGTGCACCAATTACTAATCTGTAGAGAAGAATTGATCTCACCGTTCACCAGGGTCCATTCTTGCAGGGGCAGCGAGTGGTATCCACTTGACACGGGTCGCTTCCATTGCGGCAAGAACGATTTCCGCCTCCGCGTAGACACGCCCGAATAGATAAGCGCTGCGTCGAACGAGGCCACCGAATTGTCCTTCGGCAGCATCGCCAACGCCCCTGAAGTTCGTGGGAATAGCGAGGAACCGACGGAGCGCGGAATAAACTTTCGCTCGGACCTCTTCCATTGGGGGCCGCCACTGAAGACGGCCATCGTGATATACAAGTTCAACTCGGATTTCCGGGAGCTTCTGAAGAAGCGAGGGCAGCGCAGCCCTGTATGAGATACAAGATGAATTTAGAAGTGATATAAACAGACGTCAGAGTCAAAGAAGTTAAATTTTCTTACCGGTAAGCTACGCCAAGTGCCTTCAACAGCTGACGATCCCAGTGCAGCTTCCACGCCTTGGTGTTGCCGTACTGTCCTTCGACTGTGTCGACCGTGGACCGCATATTACGCAGCGTCTCCTTCCATCCGTTTTGATTGGTCGCTAAATTTACGGCATCCCCTTTGAGCAAACTCGCCACGCGTTCGCAAAGAGCCGAGTGTTTTTCACTCAACTCCGAATTCTGTTGCGCAAATTTACGCACCTAGAAGACATAGATAACAGAGATCGTTAACGGATGTTTGTTACCAACTGTACAGAAACTTAGCAATGAATTGTTCGGTTTCATTCACCGTGGAATCGTAAAAGTCGAGATTCActaaaaaaatggaaaggacACTCACCAGCTCCCTCAGTCGCGCAGTGTATGCGTCGACTCTTTGGGGGTCGTTCCATGCAACTCCTGACTGTTCGCGAACTGCACGAGCCAATTCCAACGCGGCCACAAGCATGAGGGGCCTTTGAGACGGGACCATGCGATCCCCGATGGTGTTGTGGAAGGTGGCAACCTGCTGCAAAGCCCTAGCGCGGCTCGCCAAGGCTCCTGACCTTTCAGCCAGCTGGCCAATCTCACGAGGAAGTTCGATTCCTGGTTAAAATTgtgcatgaatttttttggggTGTCGATACGATTCGTTAAGGGAGATATTCACCTTGCCCAGCCAGTGCTCGGACCTCGCGAACGAGTTGCGTCAGCCGCGGGTCGTAGGTAACGCGCATCATGCTCGCCCCGGTTAGCTCAACCACTGCACCATCCGCGTCAAGGCTCAGCTCCTTCGATATCACCGCTGTTCGAACCTCATTGGTCTAATTCAACAAGTGAGAAGAGAATTGGATTGATCATGTGATCGGAAACCAATGTCATTCTGATTGCTCGCTTCTCACTCGTCTTACCCACGACTCGATGAACTCTTGTCTCCGCGATGCGGCCTCTTTCAAAGCCGCGGTGATGGTCGTTACTGCATCCTCATATCCAGGAAGATCCGCAAGCAGTTCTTTGACGAGTTTCCTCAGTCCCTCGAGCCTGAGCTCAGCTGTCCTAGCGGCCTGGATATCTTGAAGGATGCGAGGACTATCGAGGAGGCGAACCGTGTCTGGGCCGATTTGATAAGATTCTGTAACGAAGCGTCGCAATTGTTTATACCAAGGGGCGGGATGAGATTCGGATATTTCACTTGAATTAAGCGTTTAACGAACCCACAAGAccgctgacggccgaaagCAGAGCCTCTCGCTCGCCACGAAGCGCCCTCCTCAGAGCTTCTCTTTTTAGGAGTTCCCCATAGCGACGAAATTCTGCAGCCAAGCCAGCCGGACCTCGAACCCCGGAGAACTGGGCACGCAGCTTTGCAGCTACCCTTTCTTCGGCGGGTCCCAAGGAGTCCTCAACCTTCCGCTTAGCTCGTTCCCATGCAGCCTCGTCCTCGTCCGCACTGAGGCCTGcgaaaaacaaggaaaaacACTAGGCTGTGGCACCCTATCAGTTCACCTTTCCAAGTTCAGTAGCTTACCTTGAACTTCATCGAAGACTCGTAGTAGATGGTCCGCTCCGAGTGCGGCACGCTCACCTGGTGTCAATAGTCTAACCAGCTGCCGGTGTTGAGCACGAAGTTCCGTAAGGAGCCTGAAACAAAATAGCGTTCCAGGAAAGTTGACTCTATCGTGCGAGAGTAAAATGCTGGAGTACAAATAacatgttttttaaatttacaaaagGAGGTCCTTTATCTGACATACCTAAGTCGTTTTCCCAATCTGGCACATCTCTGAGGCGTGTGAACCGGGCCTTTCCAAGGATGAAGGGATTGGTGGGGCCAAAAGAGTCCGGTTAGTCTTTCACAGGAAAGCGTCCACTTCTCGCAGAGGCTCGCCCCGATGGCCACAGATTCATCCCTCACCTGGGGTCCGTCACCGGCCCCAATTACTTGCGCATTGACGAGAGACTCCGTGACGGAGACGATTTCGTTACCAATAACGTCGAGCAACGATCTCATTCTATGCTCCGAGTATGCTGACCCCTCGAGCTTCCACAGGTCGTCGACGTACCCAGCAACCGCTTCCAACGCCTCCTCAGCGGCCTCGAGGCTTTCTCTGATATAATCAGGTTAAGCGAAGGTGATAAACAAATGCGAGATTATGAGGTCAGAAGAAGAGCCGAAACCAACCGTGAAGCCGCAGCGCGATCCAGCTCGACTCTCATTCGCTTTAAAGTCTCCGTAGCTTCAAGGGCAACTCGTCGTTCCTCGGAGTTTTTCCCCCCGCTAGCCCGTCTCTCCCAAGTTGCCTGTTCTTCAAGGACCGTAGTGGTCGGCCGGGGTCCAAGAAGACCCTCTTCCAGCCTCTTCAGCAGATCTCCAGTGACCCCCGCCCGCTGTAAAGCCGGACCCCAGACCAGGCGAAGGGCACTCAACAGAGCTGAGCCTTCCCCCGTGTTGGAAGAACCCGCACGCTTCGCGTTGCCACCTGTCGTCGCGACCTGAACCAGGTCGTGGAAGTTCTCGTCTGTCACTGAGGCAGCTTTCACCTGAAAAATCCAGGACGAATCAGTGCTTGCGGTGTAATCTTGAATTAGGAGGAAATCTAATTACCTTGAAGAAGACCAAGGTGTTGCCTCCACGGGAGGGTAGCTCGATAGTGAGTTTTAGTCCCATGTCCTCCGACTCTCGGGGCTGGGCGCACAACGTCTTGCACGAAGGTTCATCGAGGAATTTGTCGACCTCAGGAGTAGCCGCGATTCCTGGATTCGCGTCGACCGGAACTCCGAAATAATGTGAAGCCGTTGATACTATCAACGATCTCCCTCCGTCAAGCTTCACCATTTTCGAATACCGTACAGCTCGATTTgaattgtttcaaaggaacactTTTACCCAAGCTCATGAAGTGACAATGGACTTGACAAAATGTGACAAGGTTGAAGGGGAAATGTCACTTGGGTTGTTTCTTACAAACGATGTCATAATGTACTGTCACTGTTACCAAGGTACGCGTGACAACCTTGTTTGGCCACGTGCGTACCCATGACAACCGCATTCAGGGCCGTGCCACAGTGAACGCTGAAGCCAACCTGCATCGTCCGGATAAATATCTAGCGGCGAAGCAAGCGGATTGATTATTCAAAACTATGTGAATAATGAGAACTGCGTTATGGTTTCATATTATGCCAACTAGGAGATTAAAATTTCTGCATAGTCTCAGTAGGAATTTCCGATGATGTTCTCAGTCATGCTAGAGGCCAGGTGAATGCTGCTGATTGCCAGACAGACATTGCGACGATGGATTACAATTCTACGTTCCAGACCTTGGTATATCTTTCTCGGTGGATtatattcgaaaattgatAAGATATATGAGTTCCGCAATTTGGCGAATAATCTCTGACTAATCGTCACCTTGACTGATGTGCGTTACTTGCGATCAGATACTGGAAGCGTGTAACAACTCGACCAATCTAATAATCTCTGGAAATTGGTACAAAGTGTATAAACACTAAATGTTCATTTGGCAGTATCACTGACTTCATTGAGTCGTGCGGAAGTATCAGACGCAAGTAATGTGTATCATAAAATAGGGTATCAGTCAATTGAATTAAGCATACGATATGTATACTCTTGCGATCGGTTATCTCAAATTCTATCGACAGGTGGCGATAACGCCTATCGGGTGACTCGCACATGGTGCTTGACATTCAAATGTGATACAATGTTCCAGCGTTGATGCTCTCACTAAAAACCGAGCATTACATCACGCTTTTTCTAatcagaatattttatttccagcACAAAATCGTCCAATAAATACTTGCACCGAGTCGGAATTTCTGGAAATTGTAAGGTGTAGAAACTTTATCATTAATCTCCATCTTTTGTAACAGTAGGCGTTAAGAGATACTATCTATATACCAAATATATGTAATTGCTTGTACCTAAAAAAATCGTGACAAATTAATCGATGTATGTACAATGAAACATAATGACGGTGTTATAATCGcaagatataatataatcattcAGTGCCACAAGTGAGTTTTCATTGGAAAAATTACACGTgataaaatgtttgaaatattcattgatacttaaaattatttcaatacttCTAAATGAAATCTGCAACACAATTGCAGCAGGATTTCACGTCTATCTCGATATTgagaatatatttattgaagTACTGATTAGAAGTCAGATCGATGgcgtcattttttaattaaaccaTTTTTGTACGTAATAGTAGGTACGTTAAATAAAAGTCGCGGAGCAAAACAATTCTAACTGTTTTACttcattttgatattgctgtgCAGCAACATGTTGAATTGTAACTGTTATGCTGCACGAATATAGTTAAAGACCTATTGCATTGCACCACTAATTTTATTATGTGACGTCGTATCACACGGTCCATGAATTTTCTTCCCTTTATCCCGTATTTTTAACCgttatttaaacttttaatACTTGGCGCTTCGGTTGACCAAGTCCTAATGCCCAACGAACATGATCTATTACTTCGTTATCTGACGTTATCACGGACACATTCTCGTCTCGCCTGTAATCAGAATGGCATTGCACATGAAGAAGCAAAGCCCAAGTTACCTCGGGCATGTGAACGtcgaattttttccactttaaAGTGTAATACAACGATTAATCCGAGTGAACAATAATTTACGGAACTAAAAGTGACTCATTTTAAGACAGTAAAAGCAATCGGGTGTTTCCTAACacgtattttataaatttgacaCCTCACCGTCGTATATAAAAGTGTCGCTCGCTCTCAACCAGctcgtgaaaatttcagatcTCACATTCGTGtcgaagttttatttttctcttaaaccattaaaaatttgtttccacAAAGGTAGTACAGCAATTAATCTTCCCAAATCCTAAGCCATGTTCGCCGAAAAGAGCACCAAAATTTGGGTGGATCTCTGCGTGAGTATCCTAGCCCACTTCCTGATCTTGGCGCCTTCGATCTACATCGTCGTCCTCTATGCACAGGCCGACTACAGCCTCTTCGTCTGGCATCCAACATGTTTTACAGTTGGGGTAAGTGTGTATGCAATAATATACGTAAAAGCACTAA encodes:
- the LOC124412409 gene encoding cytoplasmic dynein 2 heavy chain 1 isoform X2 — encoded protein: MVKLDGGRSLIVSTASHYFGVPVDANPGIAATPEVDKFLDEPSCKTLCAQPRESEDMGLKLTIELPSRGGNTLVFFKVKAASVTDENFHDLVQVATTGGNAKRAGSSNTGEGSALLSALRLVWGPALQRAGVTGDLLKRLEEGLLGPRPTTTVLEEQATWERRASGGKNSEERRVALEATETLKRMRVELDRAAASRESLEAAEEALEAVAGYVDDLWKLEGSAYSEHRMRSLLDVIGNEIVSVTESLVNAQVIGAGDGPQVRDESVAIGASLCEKWTLSCERLTGLFWPHQSLHPWKGPVHTPQRCARLGKRLRLLTELRAQHRQLVRLLTPGERAALGADHLLRVFDEVQGLSADEDEAAWERAKRKVEDSLGPAEERVAAKLRAQFSGVRGPAGLAAEFRRYGELLKREALRRALRGEREALLSAVSGLVESYQIGPDTVRLLDSPRILQDIQAARTAELRLEGLRKLVKELLADLPGYEDAVTTITAALKEAASRRQEFIESWTNEVRTAVISKELSLDADGAVVELTGASMMRVTYDPRLTQLVREVRALAGQGIELPREIGQLAERSGALASRARALQQVATFHNTIGDRMVPSQRPLMLVAALELARAVREQSGVAWNDPQRVDAYTARLRELVRKFAQQNSELSEKHSALCERVASLLKGDAVNLATNQNGWKETLRNMRSTVDTVEGQYGNTKAWKLHWDRQLLKALGVAYRAALPSLLQKLPEIRVELVYHDGRLQWRPPMEEVRAKVYSALRRFLAIPTNFRGVGDAAEGQFGGLVRRSAYLFGRVYAEAEIVLAAMEATRVKWIPLAAPARMDPGERLKSRPPVEWEKAFKDAKQWAQEVGRLRGSEIRLWCIRVDTGTARADLESTTRRSWERLSVDLRTEASSRLVAVTEFLSSASQELDRRPRSIEEIGLAREAYARIRDDATGIANELEDIAGLARVLAAWTRERLEGVNGARAAWEGLGDRLERHQTVITRQMEDAKLNLRHRYVALRDDRERWEVRWSSRSEVTDVEWLVATRERWFALKAIKKGLDEECRRLGLNLVEIGVDDLQTDPDESGVPASAEIEAELEALETNCKVQAEFIEELGKQEAEEWTVARRRLPRFQDWLDSWETRIRGPAAGLEQDPTRRVTFVEKRIREIRSAVEWAQHLRSDDLVDEHWAELTEILGLPAKKLQDVTLGHVLNAASVINEKIEYIKMVTKRAAAEGGIRQALAELESWEGSASLPLQSSKDSQGAIVHTVVEYAGLLARAGELRLLLEGARSSSCYERFAARAVRWEAALSELEERVRILSAVQRKWIYLEPIFGGGAAPNEVAKWMRADKEFRYLMAEISRDPRVPALRRLPLPALVDLKDALDRCQRSLDEFLEEKRAAYPRLYFLSDEDLLELVSGGRGLEAHLPKLFPGLGGAITDRNFLKAVISPEGEVIKLPRDIELTEPLPEWLDALEAGIRDALRLSLDECLADSSPDPSHYPAQILLLSERIRFTERCERAMREGVTSLKNLVEALEAQRARYRGLEDIGDKLTALKARGLLLDVVHHLGVVRSLVNSTMTAPGSVTKISWDWSRQLRTYRGTAETGGPMIRCAGAEFPYRFEYQGASIGLVRTSLTERCFLALTQAMRLGLGGSPTGPAGTGKTESVKALGAILGRLVLVFNCDEGMDASSVRRILGGLAQAGAWGCFDEFNRLKEETLSAVSMLVGPLQEAVRDGVAQVKLGTDRVKLDPHCCIFITMNPAGAEYGGRHRLPDSLARLFRPVAMARPDQLDIAGSLLECAGFLEARTLAKQLVETLDLAHKLLSRQPHYDWGLRALKSVLEAVYRSSGKRSDAETTRLLEGLRTAIMPKLTESDSAKFAALLSDVFPNEKTSNSHSVQSLHNTTELSIAVETICKASELGTEIVQRCVQLDQQLQARTGVAIVGPPGCGKTLLRRTLVSAMARIGKPVTQLLVYPGAVAKTKLLGRVDPQTREWKEGLLSGNVASAGDTPTWIVLDGDVEPAWAEALNSALDDNRLLTLPNGVGVRLGAGTRFIFETHRLDGASPATVSRLGVVHLGSLSVKSLISPSRLENFPLQVQDVALTHLSKGIEVALKTNRQRSSASGLVDAVMAHLGIARTRTRAALALVQSLCGEIEDPVSRDNLARLLYEICDCRCPDPKKPCAVTYDPERDRLEPLDDAVIYLDTDEGPLFLSGSVKIALAAVSPWIESGHPVLLRGSPGCGKSSTIAAALASTRDMRSGASVVRGSSLHGPEELVARLKRACIQVDASSANGRTYRPKSGRRLILLLEDIHLASKNLQELVRQILQEGGFYEEDLEFAKLPVSAVCTADSVTPLHPRLEALLATHHMPQPRSKELLAIVELHLRSAVKQNTGKRDAVDTFIPRMATAMLDAFRGLASTETEWTARDLATWADALRFYPSPEDASEVVQHLVDAGRHLFSARLTQRERSRWESSVLSRFPDTKGAGDDVYAWKGDGGGIGLIPFALEQWREQVANAAVRCAREGQPVEVEMTSQFLLLVAGASWALGRGQRGQGGVVLIGRPGAGRRTAVRLAAMLSSFNLINAASGRGRTAVKAAVQSAGIDGEPTVLLLEEHHLREEETAILIAALIDKGEIPGLVSSEELDGMLVPLGELARREDFAGSLEQYLQHRLKRLLRVAMILDEGDTREEWILRSGVLRQCVLLGGDRWWTSKIALTELAVRKCADGDEEQDSDVGIVVAAHLAVADPVQQTPASFLALLHSYEILKTQWMQNVEQEIVSLEAGIGRLTEAGERVAKLQTEASKQREELEIEKGKAASALDQITATMRGATGQREEMTTLKAETERESAEVARRKGDIEAELGRVEPLVAEAAQAVAGISADALAEVRSLRAPPAPVRDVLEGVLRLMGIRDTSWNSMKTFLAKRGVKDELRTWDARQSSSASLDAVEKLVTEKPESFQEKTARRASVAAAPLATWVLANLRYGQVLRDVAPLEREQRVLAERLSAAEAQLGRLAAGLNTVESRVGQLQLELAEHSRGVAALQLRAESTETSLAAAQGLLQGLAAEHRDWEEQHRHLTERKMRLSREAAGAATLLVYQSSMDRRDDDKTSVDLLTTERERLSWRAQGLPVDSESLVGAVRALKGPLVPLFLDPSGEGRGLLDAAVYGGRLQDAYDARALRAILADVWAGDLYSGRRDLGGVLPVLDASVQQDINRILQAVARLPDQDPPSDYFGLPANADRAWERAAAESALLLLRGIAAKSEPIAVGDSGPNDEITNPDSVEKLLDELAKQRSSKENGNMEVKSPGETDQDPLNEFFGQERRAATKLLKDVQRVIQNKDFRSSDAKTPKEWLEEWPTGPIEAVPFAWKAIERHRFLNGGVTEIADCLDLSWMAKPDAFFAALKQRTARRTGRPIEELLLRADWSESNVNRDEGSRCGATVEGLLLTGAVIRNGRLAEVGADEAPVLSAPRCRVSYWIGTSGDLGSTRHSHECFVEVPVYADLRRNRLISALPVACDRENRDVWLRRGVALHLTASSVARL